In the genome of Thermodesulfobacteriota bacterium, the window AAGGGCGGGGTCTTGGAGACATTGAGGATCTTCAACTCCCGGGCGACCACCTCGACCTCTCCCGTGGGGAGTTTCGGGTTGGCCGTCCCCTCGGGCCTCAAAAGGACCTCTCCTTTAACCCCGACCACATACTCGCTCCTGAGACCCTGGGCCTTCTCATGGGCCTGGCGGCTGGCCTCCGGACTGAAGACGACCTGAACCAGGCCCTGGCGATCCCTCAACTCGATGAAGATAAGCCCTCCGAGGTCCCTTCTCTTCTGAACCCATCCCAAAAGGGTCACCTCCCGGCCCGAGTCCTTTCTGCGAAGTTCTCCGCAATAATCGGTCCGCCTCCAGTCTCCAAGCAGGTCGATCGTCACCTTCGATTCATTCATGATTCCCTTTGCGTTGATTTGGGATTTCGGTGAGAAGGTTTTTTAAAAAAAAATGTTAACCCAATCTCCAATTCGGGTCAAGGAGTCAGCGGACCCTTAAAATCATCCCTCTCAAATACTCCCCTTCGGGGTGGAAGAGATCGACAGGATGGTCGATGGGATGGCCCCTCCGCCCCAGGAGTTGGACGCCCCTGCCCGCATCGACCGCTGCCGACAGGACGATTTTTTGGAAAAGGTCCCAGCCCACGTGGTGGGAACAGGAAAAGGTGAAGAGAAGGCCTCCCTCCCGCAGGAGACGGAAGGCCTGGAGGTTGAGCTCTTTGTAGCCCCTTGAGGCCCCGGGCAGATGGCCCTTCCTCTTCGCAAAAGGAGGGGGGTCGAGGATCACCACGTCATAACCAGGCTCGAGGCCCCTCAACACCTCGAAGGCATCCCCTTTGATCAGTCGAAAGGGAGTCTTCTCCAATCCATTGAGCCTCCGATGCTCTTCTGCCCTCCTCAAGGCCTCTTCGGAAGATTCGACGAGGGTGACCTCCGAGGCCCCGCCCAGTCCGGCATGGATGGAGAAGGCCCCCGTATAGCTGAAGCAATCGAGCACCCTCTTCCCCCCGGCCATCTTTTGGAGGGTCGACCGATTCTCCCTCTGATCCAGATAGAACCCGGTCTTTTGGCCATTCTCTATGTCGATGAGGAAACGACCGCCGTGCTCAGCCATCTCGATGAAAGAGGGGACCCCTTCCCCATAGAGGAGGCCCTTTGTCTCGGGCAATCCCTCCTCTTTTCGCGCGGGGACGTCGCTCCTTTCATAGACGGTCTGAGGCCTAAACTCTTGAACGAGGAGGTCGACCAGAAGCCTCTTCACCCGTTCGATCCCCGCGGTCAAACATTGAATCACGAGGGTCTCTCCATACCGATCCACGATCAACCCAGGCAGGTGATCTCCCTCTCCATTGACGACCCGGTAGGCAGTGGTCTGCCCCCGGAGTCCCCTCCCCCTGAGGCGATCGGCCTGGACCAGTCGGCCCCTAAAAAAGGAGGAATCGATGGCTTCCCGGTTTCTCGTGAGCAAACGGAGGGTGATCTGGGAGCGGGGATTGAAGTATCCGGTCCCTAAAAATCTTCCGTCGCTGGAATAGACCTGAGCGATCTCCCCGGGCTCCAGGTCCCCTTCGGCCTTGGCGACGGCGCCGGAGAAGATCCAGGGATGGCCCCGGAGGAGAGGCATCTCCTTTCCTTTTTTAAGGACGATCCTCGGCAGGATGGCCATGTCTCAAT includes:
- a CDS encoding class I SAM-dependent rRNA methyltransferase, producing the protein MAILPRIVLKKGKEMPLLRGHPWIFSGAVAKAEGDLEPGEIAQVYSSDGRFLGTGYFNPRSQITLRLLTRNREAIDSSFFRGRLVQADRLRGRGLRGQTTAYRVVNGEGDHLPGLIVDRYGETLVIQCLTAGIERVKRLLVDLLVQEFRPQTVYERSDVPARKEEGLPETKGLLYGEGVPSFIEMAEHGGRFLIDIENGQKTGFYLDQRENRSTLQKMAGGKRVLDCFSYTGAFSIHAGLGGASEVTLVESSEEALRRAEEHRRLNGLEKTPFRLIKGDAFEVLRGLEPGYDVVILDPPPFAKRKGHLPGASRGYKELNLQAFRLLREGGLLFTFSCSHHVGWDLFQKIVLSAAVDAGRGVQLLGRRGHPIDHPVDLFHPEGEYLRGMILRVR